Proteins from a genomic interval of Henckelia pumila isolate YLH828 unplaced genomic scaffold, ASM3356847v2 CTG_170, whole genome shotgun sequence:
- the LOC140870682 gene encoding uncharacterized protein, which yields MANQNGNHPNLEELVTHAVQRALAERDESNPPHPDHNAHLEEIKKLKEEMEQLRKKQAGYLATTTRNIPFTQEILDADLPNQFKLPHVGEYDGKGDPEDHLARFENAALLHKYSDQIKCRSFLTTLIGPAQQWFNMLRLREIKEFKDFSKSFLHHFASSKKHPTTTFSLFATKQREHENLRAYIRRFSTLALEVPMATPDLLISAFMQGQDTKDFLKSLIKRLPETYEELLARAEKYVNMEEI from the coding sequence aTGGCTAATCAGAATGGAAATCACCCAAATTTAGAGGAGTTAGTAACTCATGCTGTTCAGAGGGCTTTGGCGGAAAGAGATGAGTCCAACCCTCCGCACCCCGATCATAATGCCCACCTCGAGGAGATCAAAAAGTTGAAGGAGGAGATGGAGCAGTTAAGGAAGAAGCAGGCCGGGTACCTAGCTACCACAACCAGAAACATTCCTTTTACTCAGGAGATATTGGACGCCGACCTCCCCAATCAGTTCAAATTGCCTCATGTTGGGGAGTATGATGGCAAAGGGGATCCTGAAGACCATTTGGCACGCTTTGAGAATGCAGCTCTGTTGCATAAATATTCTGATCAGATTAAGTGCCGGTCTTTCCTTACTACTCTCATAGGACCAGCCCAGCAATGGTTCAATATGCTACGTCTTAGGGAGATCAAGGAGTTCAAGGATTTCAGCAAATCCTTTTTGCATCACTTTGCTAGCAGCAAAAAGCATCCTACCACTACTTTCAGCCTATTTGCAACCAAGCAACGAGAACATGAAAATTTGAGAGCATACATCCGCAGGTTTAGTACCTTGGCTCTCGAGGTACCCATGGCTACTCCAGACCTGCTCATCAGTGCCTTCATGCAAGGGCAGGATACAAAAGATTTTCTTAAATCTCTAATAAAGAGGCTGCCAGAAACATATGAAGAATTACTTGCCCGAGCTGAAAAATATGTCAACATGGAAGAGATATAG